cttagagttggaggttgtgaagttagcaacatcagtagtgcgatccatcttcatacgctcttcctcttgtacgcacatagcgaccaggtcactcatcgtccatttctcattctgagtgttgtaattgatcttgaatgcttcataggacgaaggaagcgaagtgatgatgaagtgaacaagaaaaccatcactgattccATCTCTAGCcctttcagcttattggccatgtcatgcatcatcatgatgtgctcgcaaatgccgctcctcccatcatacttagtcgtcaccagcttaaggataagagtgctagcgtgtgattttgatgttcctttgaattgagcctccacagaagccaggtaggttttagcatcttcagaatcaggaatggcgCCTCTAATAGCATTGTGAATGGATTGCTttatgaacatgagagacatgcggttacatctagtccatttttcatgaactatctgatcagcagcagtactttgagtagTAAGATctgctggcttattctctctaatAGCATAATCGAAGTCTAGCAATCCTAGtgtaagcatgagggcatccttccattcagcaaagttatcaccagtcaaaggtggaatcccgcaattgggtgctgatagtggaaataagatgagcaagttatgatactaagaaagaagtcctaatgtgatctaagggcatgttatactaaggcaggcataaataatgaccattttaattatgaagctgtgataatgtctattactaacatcaaaataatagacttagtaaaaattctacttaaacgaagacaaatcagctttggccagaagtgtaatcatttaagtatgtgtgcaaagtaatcgtgacaaatcagctttggccagaaatgagacaatcactttagttatgcacttgtcaagcatgctaaacataaatgaattaaatcagctttggccagaattaagacatttcacgtttgtaatgcattcTCAACATAGCTTTTTATAATatttgaacaataaatagatgtattaaatcagctttggccagaattaatacatcagaagctcattcaagttaagctattttggttttgtaaaaattatctgattctgatttagttaattaagtgttaacaaaaccaaatatttaatagcaaaccacctgggGGTGCAGGGGGACAGCGTGCCCCCgcacggggttcggggcggagccccgagctaAATTTTAGTTCACATCAAACAGCCTAAGgtaatgaggtctcgagtcatggtctcgagttagGTCTCGAGTTAAGTCTCGACTgaattatgagatctcgagtgagttatgaggtctcgagtcgcaaccttggtctcgagttgtagccttatggtctcgagtcgcaaccttatggtctcgagttatgaccttatggtctcgagtcgcaaccttggtctcgagttgtagctttatggtctcgagtcgcaaccttatggtctcgagttatgaccttatggtctcgagtcgagacccttgtctcgagttgtaaagatTTGAGAGCCCTTATGATTttgagtcgagaccttgtggtctcgagtcgagaccttgtggtctcgagtcgagatctgatggtctcgagtcgcagtCTGATGGTCTCGAATccctgttaacagctgttttgtgatgataactgaaaactcgaaattttagggattgtgggaTAGTGTTTCCTGTTTTATTGCTGATCTAAATTATCAAaagatttcgaaaataataaTTGATTGTCtctttaacagttttcgaaaactttaatagataaaattaagatcaaaacagtaaaaaacacccactaatctaAATTATATTCCAAAAGTTAAGGAATTTTCGAGTTTTTTCTTAGAACAAGTGATGAAccctaaaattaaaaaacataatcTGGGatccgaaacctgaattttatgACTTTTATTAACAGATTTCGGATATTAATTTACCCATTAGTGATTTCGAGTGACATGATAAACCACCCTTTTTCAAAACAATGATTTCGGCATAATGAGAACCGAAACCAACCGTGATATATTAAGGCTTTAAGACTTTTCTGTTTTCCAGATTATGATCCCAGAATGATGGATACGAAAAACATAACagatttatcaacatatgctctgataccacatgttgatcagttctgtttaaatataatggaaaacatgtaaataatacctgttacaacagacaggccagcagagaatccagtcagagatgcagccatcgagttcgacatacttgtcaggatgatctggttcctccttagggtgtaaagttatgatggtgatgaaccgagactaggGAGAGAATCGGTTAGGGAGAGAGAGCCGaattgatgttatgagggttatGTGAATTGTGTAATTTgtctaacccttaaactctctaataatctccttatatatacacccaagaggaaacctaattagttaataagggtaatatggtccattaacaattaccaactaattattaataggttattattatattttgatctaatataatataaatgattataaaggctaaaagattaaatattatattaataatatatttaatctcacaacATATTGTCACAATTCTATTGTTCAAAAACAACATTTACTTATCATCTAATTGATTTGATTTCATCAGTAATCACAAATGATGTAAAATATTATATTCGCAGTAACTCATCTAATTGATTTGATGTTATCAGTAATCACAAATGATGTAAAATATTATATTCGCAGTAAAAGGTTTTAAACGCTTGGTGTTTCTTAGTTTTTGATAGAAAGATTATAAATGTGGTTACGGTTAATAGATTATAAATATGtcttaataatatttttttagctCAAAGATGTGTAGTGTAATATACGAGTTTCTAACCTAATTTAGTATGTATaataaaaaatatgatttaaagaAGAGTAAATCATGATTTTggcccctatggttatatcacttttatccTTTTAGCTCAAAAAAGAGTTTTTTATCATTTGAGCCaccgtctttttttctaaccattttggcccctaacactaacggggccaaaagggttagaaaaaaagatgttaggggtcaaaagggttagaaaaaaaaatgttggaggctcagatgttaaaaaaaaaaattgggttaaaaaggtaaaagtgatataacacaagggccaaaatcgtaatttacctTTAAAAGAATTGTGGCTGAGAAGATAGGCTGGAGAATGACGTGGCATGGTTGTTAACCAGCTAGTAAGCCGTTGGTCTTGGTGAAGTGAACACAGCAGCCGTCCACTCACTCACTCCTCCTGGATGTCAATGGAGGTCTATACGCAGCCTGGGAGTGTTGCAATCATCGTTTCCCCCAAGAACAAGACTAAAACGACTACTACTCCAATTAGGAGGAATTTCATGAGATATCATCATCATCCCGTTCAGACCCCTTGCCGTTCGGTGTTGGGCAGGACGTCTGCGACAACACCCATACCCATAGCGGATGGCGGGAAATTGGTGGTGGAGCTGGTTGGGACCTTCAACGAACTGACGGAGAGGATGAAGAGCAATAACCATGACCTCCTGCTCTTCAAAACCCTCAAACTCTGCCTCCCCATTTTGCAGTCTCTGCCTCTTGCTCCCGACGGCCGATCCCCTCTCTCCCGTGCCCTCTCCGTTGCTCTCCTCCTCGCTGATCTTCAGgtaaccctaaccctaacccttTGTTTTGTTTGTTATCTTCAACTTCTCaagtttggtttggtttttgagTGTAGATGGATGCTCAAGTCATTTCCGCTGGCATACTGAGGGAAGTTGTGGAGGGATGTGGCATCAGTATGTTCCAGGTCAAGGATCGTATTGGTATCACCACTGCTCATTTGTTACATGAAAGTTTTCGCCTCAACACCCTTGCTTCCAAACTGGAGACTTTTGATGATGAGACCGCTTCGGCTCTTAGGAAATTCTGTCTAACCTACTATGATGTTAGGGCCTTGATTCTTCATCTTGCTGTCAAGCTTGATATGATGAGGCATCTAGACTACCTCCCAAGATACCAGCAGCAGATGCTCTCTCTAGAGGTTTTGAAGATCCACGCCCCTCTAGCCCACGCTGTTGGGACCAATTCTCTCTCCCTTGAGCTCGAGGATCTCTCCTTTCAGTACCTCTTTCCATACTCCTATCTTTATCTGAATACTTGGTTAAGGAGCCATGACACCGGAATCATACATGAGTTGGAGGAACAGCTGCTTCACTTGTTGAGGTCGGATGCCATCTTAGCGGAAATGGTGGATGAAATCTCAGTTGAGGGTCGGTTTAAAAGTCACTATAGCACTATGAAGAAGTTGTTGAGAGATGGGCGCAAGCCTGAGGAGGTAAACGACATTTTAGGACTGCGAGTCATATTAAAGCCTCGTTGTGATTCATCGGAGAAAGCATGTTATAGGGCACGTGCAGTTATCCAATCTTTGTGGAAGGAGGTGCCTAGCAGATCCAAAGATTATATTTCAAGGCCCAAGGCGAATGGTTACAAGAGTCTGCACATGGCGGTTGACGTCAGTGGCAGTGGTAGACCTCTGGTGGAGATACAAATAAGGACAGCAGAGATGAATTTGCTTGCATCTGATGGAGCAGCCTCCCATGCATTTTACAAAGGTGGTCTTACCAATGCAGAAGAAGTAAGtttctttattctttttattaaaattaaaatttcaaAATGACCCACCTGATTCTAAATTATACAGGCAAAGCGTCTCAAGACCATTATGATTGCTGCTGCTGAGTATGCTGCCTTGCGCCTCAAGGATTTTACTTCCACAAACTATAAAGGCTATGATAGCAAAGACCGTATCTTCCGTCTTCTTGACAAGAATGGAGATGGTAAGATTAGCATTGAGGAGCTTACAGAAGTAATGGTGGAACTTGGTGCACAAGGAGATGATGCTCGGGAGATGATGCAACTTCTTGATGCCAACAGTGATGGTTCACTCAGCTCTGATGAATTTGACATTTTCCAAAAGCAGGTAATCACTATAGACTTTTTCAAAACAAATAGGTCACCTCTGGGGGCAAATTTAATCAATTTGGAGTGCTGTAGCTTCAGTTTTCCTGTTCTTGATCAGGTTGTATTATGCTAGAATTCTATTAATAAAACCATCATCGCTACCCATATCAAAGTTATTGGGACGGCTTAAATGATATGGTATTTACATTGGTCAGGTTGAAGTGATGCGTGGCTTAGAAGATAGAGACGATGAATACAAGAGCTTGTTAAACGAGAAGCTTCAGGGGGCAGATGGAAGTGGTCTGATTCAGGTGTACAGGAAAGAACTTGAAGATAGGCTTTCAGTAAGTTAGCCTTGCTCTAAGTATTTGATTGCCGACGTTTCATTGTGGCATATAATTGTATTCGTTGTTGCCGGTATGATTTAGTGTATATACTTGGTTTTAGGAAATTAAAAATGAATACATGCATATTTATTTATATGAAATGTTAACTTAAGAAACAGTTGCAATTACGAGTGGCAAATCTTGACATGGTCGCAGCAGCATGATAGATTCCGATCAATTCATTCGGTAGACTCCATTCATTAAAAAGTTGCGCAAACCAAACACATTCTTAGATTTATCTCCCTTCTCACCATCTTTTACCTCTTAATCTGCATGCACTCTGCCCCAGTGAAGAAAGAACCACTACTGACATTGGAAATTTAGCAGATTTCTAAAAGCCCTATTATTGAATTTTCTTTTGAATTCCATTGCCCTAATTCACCGGTTTGGGCAAGATTCAGAATTGACCAGAAAGAAATATCCAGAAAATCCTTGAAGAAACAACAGAAATACATAGAAGCAAGGTTTtgttttttacaaacaaaaaagGAGAGCAAGAATGCAAATCCATAAACAAATAGAAAACCAGAGTTCATGGAACCAAAATTCAATAAAATAAGTGCACACAAATAAAAAGAGCACAACTTAACAATGTGTTAAGATCCCGGAAACGACTGTGATCTAAGGGTCATCACAGTATGCTTCCGTCTGAACATGCAAGGAAATACGTAACGAAGATCAGTCTTCAAGGGTATATCGTAGTGGTTAAGTGACATGCTCCACAACCAAAAGGTTGGAGTTCAAATCCTGTAGAGTGCAAGTTGTGGTGTGTATTTATACTAGAAAATCTAATCTAGGAATTGCtgataaaaaaaaagataatCAAGTATCAGGCACACAAACTTTCACTAGTAGAAACGTTACATAACTCTTACTAACACAGGTATAAAGAAACAAATAATACAGAAGTACAACAAGAATCCCTCAAGTATGTGAGTTGTCTTCAATGGCAGAGGATTGATCTTGATACAGACTTTCTGACTTCTCAGGATGATTTACCGTCTTCATCATCCGGGTGTAACAACTCACTATTTCTTGGTCCAACTTATAGTAGTATGGCATTTTCTCAAGAGGTTTCATATCCAGATCAATAAAAGATGCCTGTTGTTTTACAATCAACAAAAAAAACCCTTTAGATCAAAGCATACCTCTTTCTATGAAACCATTTAACACTGAACACAACAAAGTTCAACATCCCCATGGACCCCACCCCTTGCCAACCTAACACGAATTTCACCGGTTTGGGTTTGTGTAAATAGGCCGAGTCAGTTTTCGGGTTGAAACCATGAACATGTTCAGCAAAACGGGGTGTGTTAGGGTTGACCTGGCAACTCATTGACCCTGTTTATTTTTGTACCTttttaaaaaatgtgttttacgtCATAACTTAAACTGGTTGGGTATTCTATGCCAAaatttaaaagttaaaaaaaaaaaaaagagaaatggACCCTTAACTTACAAAGTAAAAATCAAGTTATGGATTAAAGTGGTCGTGTTCATGTCAACCTGCAAATATGCGTGCCGTGTTCGAATTCATGTGTCTTACATGACTTTTAGGTTCAGATCAGATTTGTGTAAAGTTTCCCAGTTCGACCCGCGAAGACATCTGTTTAGCACCCTACTTAGATGCCGCAAGGTCAAAACTGGATTGAATTAAAATGGGCCATTTGTACACTGTGGTAAAGCACTTTTTTGCTCATTTCCTATGAACAGTTTTGTGTTAACTATGATTACAATATTGATGATTTAAAAATTTGAATTGGCTCAAGTTTTagataaaaaaaaagaattatctGAAATTAAAATACAAGCCATTCACAAGGAAACGGGTTGCTTCAGCATGCCACTAAACTGATATAAAGAGTTAAAACAAGCAAATCAGAGAGTACTTACCTTGTAATCAAAACTTTGGTTAAGTGATTCAAGGTAAAGGGTACCCGCATACGGAGGAGACTGTGAGTTTCCTTTCGGTGTTGGTCGGAAACTGATCATGAGGCTCAAGTCCTTTGCAGTTAAAGATATAAGAAAATCTCTCACGATCTTCAAGCTTTGATCAAAAGAAATGGAATGGTAACCATCTGTTTGTAATTCTTTACACACGGAACACGGCTGAGACAccacatcatagtaggcatgaaTAGCGCCTTCTATATCAAACGCATCAAGTTTTTGAACTTGGAGAAGGCGGTCCAGTATTCCAGATTCTgaaacagctccagcaacaagctGCAGAAACTCAGGTATACGCATGCCCCCGTCATCATCGGTCTTGAAGAAACCTTTTAGTGTGTCTTCAAACGCTTCGGCAATTTGAGTATTGGTATCATCCACCTCACCACCCAAACTCCCAAATACAAGTCTACCGTCTAAGAATACCCGGAAATTGTTTTGAGGGGTAAGGAACAGATCCTTGACTGATTTTGCCACTCTCCCTTTTGATCCAGAGAACATATCCAAAGGGTCGTATTCACTAATTTGTGATATCTGATGATGATCATGTAACACATTATTTAGACATATATAAAACCAAACCAGAATGAAGCTATAACTACATTTGTTAATATAGAAACACATTGTTATATGATTTATACATTAGATATTTAAGGAATTAAATTTATACTTAAAAAGAGTTAATAAACTAACATACTTCTTATTCCAGAACAAAAAAAAGCCCTCAACCGAATTTTTGTACATACAAGTCCCTAAACTTTTCAAAGATACACGAAAATGTCTCTCAAGCTAATTATGTTATATTACAGTCCCTAAACTTGTCTAAAATGCACGTACTTGTGAAAAAAATAATGAGTTGTTACCTCTTAAGTTGGCCAATATAAGACGGTATAAATAATTTTGTGCAAAATTGTTAAATATCACTTCATCAAGTTGGACCGGTTTTAGAGGTAACAAACCATTATTGTCAAAAAAAATTCACAAGTGTATGCATTCCAGACGATTATTGTGCCAAATATGAGTGAGTGACTTTTTCATGTCTTTTTGACAAGTTTAGGGATTTTATTAGGTTGAGGGTCTTTTTTCGTGCAGAATGAGAAGTATGTTGGTTGGTTTTTATGGTACTTACCCTTGTATTTAGTCTTTGGAGGCAGAAGCTAAAAGAAACCCTGCTCATTGTTAATCTAGTCAAAGATTTGGTCTTATCTTTCCATTCTAGACTTTGACGTATTTTTAAAATGTTATGGTAAAAGTAGCATTAAACATAAGAGAATGAATGTTACAACCTTTCTTTGATGGAATTTAAGGATCTGATGCAGCCTGAAGCGAGAGATCCTTCTCTTAGCTGCGTTTTCTTCTCTAATAAATCCCGAAGTTGGAAGAAATCCGCACTTTGGCTGCTTAGGTAGAAGAGAATAAAATTAGCAAGCAAGCAATAATTTGAATTATTGGAGGATATGCAACAAGAAGTTTGGTTACCTTAATCTCAACTGATATGCAGACTTGTTGTTCTTCATGGATAGCTTTAATTGTGGGAGAGAAGCATATTGTAAGTAAGTAATTACTAAGGAAGGGGGTGTGTTTTGGGGCATTTTGGTTATGTTTTCCACAAAATGATGTATAGgaggaggaggaagaggaagaattACCATGAGGAAATATTGAATGATCAGACATGAGAAGTGCAGAATCCAAGAGGGTATTAACCCCACCATTATCCACCCGCCAAGAGGGGCGGTGAAGTAAAACAGCATTGTGGATGAGCTCAAGAAACTCCTTGGTCACCAACACTCGAACCCCTGCATCAACATGTTGGGAACCCAAGAGTGGACACAAGACAAACTGTGCATACGCATGGTTTGCAATATCCTTGGTTGGAGCGGATAATAGCTGCTGACCACCCACATCCTTCCATACAAGACGCTCATGCTCCGACAGAGCTGCTGCTGGGCCTTCCGAATCTTTCTTCTTCTTAATCTTTCTTACCCGCAACACTTTCCCAATCTGCACAAGCACCACTTAActtaagaagaagaagaagaagaatcaaTCAGAAAATTGATGACGATGGTGAAAAACATACAAAGTTGGGAGAGGATCCGGCGTAGGCAAGAACAATATTCAGGCCTCCTTCTCCTCTGTAAATCCAATCGGCtgcatccttggcctcaacaaCTAATTCCACCATCTGCAGCAGATTATTCCAAAACAAACCCTTCAGCTGCCTTCACTTCCAGGCCATCCCTCCCTCAAAACACGAGCTGCTGCAGAAATGCTTTTGACCTCTTCTGGACAGGTGGTGGTGGTTTCTTTCAAACCACTGAAattgaatattttattttatttcattttatttgAAGAGCATCTATCgatatgttattattatttacaACAATTGCCCACTTCAAATTACCgatatgttattattatttacaACAATTGCCCACTTCAAATTACATTACATTTTGATTTAAATTTGGGTTTTTGTCtttaacttttatatactttatCTATATTGTAATTCATTTTAAGAACAATATTTAAGATACTTCAaatttaaagtttattttaatttaatgcATAAGTtttaatataatgtattttaggAACCTTATTTAAGATacttaaaaattctaaaaaaaaataaagtgtaaactgccattttggtctctaagattttttcacttttatcattttagtccaaatctcaaatctTTTAAATCTGGATCCCTGTGTTTTcaattttattgtcattttggtccaaaagtgaaatcagctGATATTTGTCTAATATAATcttgttattttgtcattttcctcatgGGCGAAATGGTcaatataattttattataacacttactaattaaattaaataacCCACTAATTCGTTACCAGTTCATTTACACATCTAAACCTAATCTCAAAATTTCAATcaaacacataacaagaaaattaacaattatcaatcaacaactaacaaTTAACAATCAAACATATAACAACCATCGAAAACACCCAAATTATATCTCGTATACACATAACCGAACCCGTATAACCtaattttcatcaaaaatcaaataaaacaatgTTTTATTGCCACTCGCGGGCCGGGACAGGGTCAAGGAGGTATGTCATGGGGCGCAACAGGCCTTACTTGCCGGACACACATTTTTGACACGTGTCAACCTTCGTGTCAAACCTGCAGTGATGATAGGTCAAACCTAGCCGTAGCTAGGTATGTCTCGCGAGCCGCGAGAAAGTGACCACAGtgggtcgcggggcgcgagcgaGTGCCGAAATCACCTATAAAAGGAGCCTCTCAGCATCAGTTTCAATCGTttatttctttctttctctctcagtCTATATTATAGCCAATAATAGCTCGATATTATACCCCTAAAACACGAAGCTCTACcccgttttaagtattttaaccccgATCACTAATttgttaccctacccgattgatctagggccccgtaacgcatgtcgaggctctgcctgactaagttcgttggggttctgtctcgtgttgtatggctaatgtgatttgggttatcttactaacacgtgtgcattgtatatttttactagaaacttaggattttaatcaagaaatattacCAGGAAGCCATAGAAATACCAAAGTCTACAAAGTGAGCCATTCTCTTTTTCTACCAGACTGTGTTACAAAATCTCAAATATTTTTAagtatacttacagtgattgagtctttgtattctacaattgttgccggtatgtggggttttgtatacactactagtcaagcgttactattggacaaagagttagccaatagtaatatgaccacagtcatggAACTGCCAACATGACAAATACTGAATGaataattgggtagatataaacattgtaatcgctctcaatactataaagttataaaagcttattttgattaaactggaatgcactcgccagtatttcttgttgataaaatgtttttaaaacgcgtttcaggtaacttgatgTGAATGTTATTAAAAGCCAGcaatggagcactgaaggcttaaagaaagtggctataaaagttacctaaataaaagaagattATGTTTGCAATAATTAGGGTCTATCCCTATGAATGTATTATGAATGAatcatgggttttatcccatttgtttatTATAGAAGTTTGGTCTTTTGAAACTCTGAAATTTTTTttctaactacgatcctgatgtctcattttcgctgccaaattaataaacaccgataccacttgactggttcgcggctcccgctcccgaggtaggggtcgggggttgcgacagaaacACACAcactgtcacaccctaaccgatggcggaatcatcagggcgtgGCATTGAGCGAAATAGATTGTTCATGAGAATCAATAACAACtattaatgacaatatttttaagGTTCAATATCCCATACTATTAAACAAATAAAGCATAACAGTCATTACAAATATTCAGTCTCAAAAACAAGTTCcattctgacaactcagattttatttggTGGGTTTCTAGACTCCCAACTTGTTTGCAGcacaacatccaatcaacctacctgtcacatacattaaaataaaagtcaatacataaagtaaaggtgagtacacaagtttgcgtAGATAATAGTAtgaaaagcgtttacgcataaccagcatgtaacatataacgggcgaagcatgtaactaccgacaatgatacaacctaaccgcgagactgcgttgtagagtatgtgcaacacatgttcaccgaagcgaacacgtgaagtaaagtaatgtgatccctagcaacccctgtcacaacaggtgctgagtccaaactatagtactatcgttgctagaggcggtctagtgtaacactgtataagcatagtaacaagcattcaacaaatcac
This genomic stretch from Helianthus annuus cultivar XRQ/B chromosome 8, HanXRQr2.0-SUNRISE, whole genome shotgun sequence harbors:
- the LOC110873800 gene encoding probable GTP diphosphokinase CRSH, chloroplastic, translated to MSMEVYTQPGSVAIIVSPKNKTKTTTTPIRRNFMRYHHHPVQTPCRSVLGRTSATTPIPIADGGKLVVELVGTFNELTERMKSNNHDLLLFKTLKLCLPILQSLPLAPDGRSPLSRALSVALLLADLQMDAQVISAGILREVVEGCGISMFQVKDRIGITTAHLLHESFRLNTLASKLETFDDETASALRKFCLTYYDVRALILHLAVKLDMMRHLDYLPRYQQQMLSLEVLKIHAPLAHAVGTNSLSLELEDLSFQYLFPYSYLYLNTWLRSHDTGIIHELEEQLLHLLRSDAILAEMVDEISVEGRFKSHYSTMKKLLRDGRKPEEVNDILGLRVILKPRCDSSEKACYRARAVIQSLWKEVPSRSKDYISRPKANGYKSLHMAVDVSGSGRPLVEIQIRTAEMNLLASDGAASHAFYKGGLTNAEEAKRLKTIMIAAAEYAALRLKDFTSTNYKGYDSKDRIFRLLDKNGDGKISIEELTEVMVELGAQGDDAREMMQLLDANSDGSLSSDEFDIFQKQVEVMRGLEDRDDEYKSLLNEKLQGADGSGLIQVYRKELEDRLSVS
- the LOC110873801 gene encoding inositol-pentakisphosphate 2-kinase, with product MVELVVEAKDAADWIYRGEGGLNIVLAYAGSSPNFIGKVLRVRKIKKKKDSEGPAAALSEHERLVWKDVGGQQLLSAPTKDIANHAYAQFVLCPLLGSQHVDAGVRVLVTKEFLELIHNAVLLHRPSWRVDNGGVNTLLDSALLMSDHSIFPHAIHEEQQVCISVEIKPKCGFLPTSGFIREENAAKRRISRFRLHQILKFHQRKISQISEYDPLDMFSGSKGRVAKSVKDLFLTPQNNFRVFLDGRLVFGSLGGEVDDTNTQIAEAFEDTLKGFFKTDDDGGMRIPEFLQLVAGAVSESGILDRLLQVQKLDAFDIEGAIHAYYDVVSQPCSVCKELQTDGYHSISFDQSLKIVRDFLISLTAKDLSLMISFRPTPKGNSQSPPYAGTLYLESLNQSFDYKASFIDLDMKPLEKMPYYYKLDQEIVSCYTRMMKTVNHPEKSESLYQDQSSAIEDNSHT